DNA from Candidatus Omnitrophota bacterium:
TATGTGTATCCTCGCCTCCTTATTGTTGGTTATAAGTATGCTCGGGTTCGCCAGCACCTTTGTATCGACCACATGCTTCAGCATTTTGATGTCAGCCGTCAGGGCCTCTCCGCCGGCCGGCGTAACCAAGATCCTGCCTGCGCCAGCTACAGAGGCTATCGGAAAGGTGCCCGAAAAAGTAAGGAGCGACTTCCCGCCTTTCTCCAGAACGCTTTCCCAGTTTATGCCCATGTCGAGCTTTGGATTAAACACGACTTTGAGTATCCTGACGTCTATGAGAACCGCTTTCGTTTTCTTATCCAACGACGCAATGATCAACCCGACCTCTTTAAGCCTGTCCGGGAGCGCCCGCACAACAAGCTGGTTCGACCGGGCATCGCCCTGGACTGAGCCGACCGCCTTATTGTCCAGTTTCTCTTTCAGTTTATTCGCGACATCTTCGGCATTCGCGTATCTAAGGTCAAATACTTTCGTCTCAAGCGGGTGGTCCAGCCGCAGGATCGCTTCTTCCATCTGTTTTATTTTTTCGGCCGTATCGATCAGAACGACGGAGCCGGTGTCCTCGTCTATAACGACCTTCCCTATTTCACTCTTGATGTTCTTAAGCGCCTCAAGAACATATGATGGTTTGGCGTAATTAAGATAGACGATCTTAAGGCATGTTTTGTCGCTGAACTTCTTTCCGTACATCGCCATATACTCCGCTTCCGCCATCACATAGATTATGCTGTCACCCATGATCTTGTACCCAATGGCATTGGCTGTCGAGATGATATCGAGAGAATCCTTAATATTGACATTTTTGAGATAGAGCGTAACCCTGCCGGCAATATTCTTGCTTATCGAGATATTGAAGTCGCCTTTGACGGCCAGGAACTTATAGACGTCTACGACATCCATGTCCCTCAAGTCTAGGTCTATCTTCCGGCCCAGTTTTTCTTTAAGCTCGATCGGCAACGCGTCTTCCGCCCGCGACACTCCTCCACGATGATCATGCGCGACACAAACGATAAAAAGCGCCGTTATCCATACCGCCATGATCGGCCGTTTTTTTAAATATGACAGCATAGCTACCTCAAGTCAATGGTATCATCAGCGGCACCGAGCGTAACGCGATCCCTGTAAATGTTCTTTACGGTTAAACCCGAGATCCTGTCGCCTTCCTGCAGGAAATATGTCACCTTGGCCGCTATATCTTCTATCATCACATATCTCTCTTTCATATTCTCCGCCCACGATATCCCTGCCAACCTGAGGCTCTTGGCCATATCGGCCACCTTCGACAGGGAAACGCTTACATCGGCTTTCTTTTCTTCGAGCGGATTGAATATATTCCTCCCCAGCAGTATATCGATGTAATACGAATAGTCCTTGAGCGCGAAAAGGGCAGCCTTGCCTGAAACCTGCTTTTCAGCCGCGGCGCTCGCGTCAAATCTTGGTATATGTTTTAGCTGGCGCATGCCACCCGCAAAGACAAGCGCATAGATCAGCGCCAACACGATTATCGTGACCAGCAGGGCCTTATTGACGCCCGCTGCGCCCATATTGGCCATGCGGAGCGCGACCCCTCTGGCGCTCTGCGCGAACTGCTCCAACTGGCTGTCCAACGCTGGCAGTTTTTTCAATCCCGCGGCCTCCGGTCTCGTCTTCGAGAGATCGGCCTTCCCTTCGATAGCCTTCAGGAGCTCTTTTTCTGCTGAACTATTGCCGGGTTCCATTGAACATCCGATTCTTTTTGCACGACCTCCGTCACCATGTCTTTGGTAACGGTCGTCGCGGTCCTGCTCATGGTAAGCATCCTTAGGCATTTATGGCACAGCCGTATGATCCCCCGAGGATAGCCCTTGGCGTAATAATATATCTCACGAACAGCGTCGTTGTCGAATAACGGCCTGGCGTCTTTGTAGCCGGCGTGCCGGAGTCTGAAACTTATCATCTCTTTGGTTTCCTCCAGGCCGAGCGGGTTGAGGACGAATTTGAAGTCGATCCTGTCGTAGAAGTTCGATATGACCAAGAGTTTCGAATAAAGCTCGAGCTGACCGAAGAGCACGATCTGGATAAGCTTGAATTCATTCGTTTCGTAATTCAGAAGGATGCGCAGCGATTCGAGTGTTTCATAAGACAATTTTTGGGCCTCGTCGATCAAAAGAACAACGGTCCTCCTGTCGGTAAGGTTCTTATGCAGCAGGAATTTTTCAAACGCATCACGCATGCCGGGAACCGTCTGGCTGGCGAGATCCTGCGGGAACGGTATCTGAAAATTCTGGATAAGCGAAGAGAGGAATTCCTTCTCGTTTTCGAAGGTGGGGTTCAGGATCGTATGGAAAACGAACTCCTCTCTTTCGCACAACTCTTTCACGAGCCGGCGGGAGAGGGTCGTCTTGCCTGTACCGATGTCGCCAAGCAGTGCGCTTAATCCTCTTTTTAATCGAAGCTCAATTAATATGTTAGTGAGGGCAAGATCGTATTCGCGCGAGAGATACAAAAAGTCAGGATCGGGATTTGTAGAGAACGGCTCCTTATCGAACCCCATTATCTTATAGTAGCTCATAATAGTATTATTATACGGATATTAAGCTGTTTGACTATAATTCCTATTATTATATTATAATGATATCACAAGCAATGTCAAGGCAGACAGTTAAATAGTGCGGCATCAGGTTTGCTTTGAATGGATTTAAGAAGGGCCCATATGCCAATTAAGGGCCCTTCTTAAATAAGACTTAGTTAACCAGTGAACAGACCGTTTACCAGGAGCTCTTCTTTTTTGTAGAACTCTTTGATCCATAATCCCCCTGCCATGATGAGGATGCGCCGCCGACATACCTTGTTGGGGATTTTTTGAAATCCTGGACCGCCTTAAATGAAGAAAACCAATACCGTTTTCCATCGTATATGCAGCTATGTTTCCTTTCGGCGATCTTGATACCCGCAACCGGACAGATAGTGTTCTTCGCATCCGCGATCACCATGCTTCTTGCATGGCTTGCTTTTACATCAAGTCCCATAACCGTTAAACTGGCTAAAAAAGTGACTGCAATAAAAATTGCGACCGATTTTTTCATACAGCATCACCCCCTTTTTTTAGCTTTCACAAATCCTATCACCGATCCTCTGTCCTGTCAATAATAAAATCAGGCGAACGCCGCATTAATGATATCGTGTTTTCCGACGACACCGACGAGTTTCTTCCCGTCATATACGGGTATCGTATGTATCCTTTTTTTATGCATGAGGCTTATCACTTTCCCGATCTCCGCATCCTTCTGGACCTTCAATACGGTCTTGCCGGCTATAGCGCCCACGGGAAGATTCGCGACTGTTTTGAGTTTTTCGGCTGCAAAAATCCGTCCCGAGAACGCCTTGTCCAAAAATCCAAGGAGATCCGTGGTCGTCAGCACGCCCTTGACTTTTTTCTTGTCGCCTTTTTTGACTACAAGTATGCCGTTTATCCGGAACCGGAGCAAAAGGTGCGCCGCCTGGCCCACCTTCGTATCTTCGGATACTACGACTATGTCTTCCGACATTATGTTACTTAAGGTCGCTCGTAACATGTTTCATCCGTTCTTTAAAAATCCTGATCTCCCCTGTCGGCTTCGGTATCTTCGTCAGCTGCTGCCTCGCTGCCGGCCGCCGCCTCTTCCTGGCGCTGTTCCCTGCCTATGTTGTCCGCTTCAATATCCTCCGTAGGGGGCTCACCCCCTCTATCCATCTCCGCATCCTCATCTCCCGCGGACTCTACGGCAGCCGTGCGCTCGGCAGCCATCTGTTCGGTATACGAATCGGATTCGTCATCGGCAAAACAGCTGCCGGAGAGGGGAAAGACGGCCGCCAGCAGAAACATCTCCCAGAAAATAATTGCGCGCCTCATTGTTCGACCGTCATACTTACCAGCTTTGACTGCGAATACTTATCGGAATTGGGATCATACATACCGGGGTAATATTTAACGGTCACATTGTCACCGACCTGCATGTCGTCAAGGTCTATCATGTCGTCCCCTTTAAATATCCTCGGGTGCGCGGGAAGATCGTTGAAAGTCAGTTGTTCGTAAACAATATTTATATCGTCGACCATGTATTTTATTGTCAGGTTCCGATCCAGCTCGTTGACAGCCTCGACCTCTCCGTCGATGACCTTCGTCTCTTCTTCAAAAGCACAAAGACCGCCGGCGCAAAGGACCGCGCCTGTCGCCACAACCGCTGCGATAAAAACCGTTCTCAGTCCGCGCATCGTGTGAACCTCCTTTATTTGTGGATATCTTATCACCGATACCGATAAAAATCCATAAATATCACTGATTCATTGTACGATTAGAAGCACTGTACTTCGGGCGTTCACAATATAGAAGCCGGGAGGATCTATGGCTACTTCTTTGCCGTCGGCCATGATATCGTCCTCACCCTCCAGACTGGTATCGATCTTGCGGTACCATCGCTTATCAGGCGCCGGAACAGGAAGCTTCACATGCTTGGATAGATAATCCGCGTTAAAGATCACAAAAAATTGCGCCCTTTTTTCTTTTTGCGCATATATATACAGCGCCAGCATCCTTTTCCCGGCGTCGCTCCAGTCGGAAAACTCAAAGTTCTCCCCCATCCATTCATAACGATAACGATCGGCGCCAGACAATGCGCCGCCGAAAGAAGAATGCCTCACCCGGAGCGCGCTGTTTTTTTTCACCGTCGCTATCAGTTCACGGCAAAACCTCAGGATGTCGGAGTTCTTTTGCGCAAAGGTCCAGTCGAACCAGCTGATCTCGTTGTCCTGGCAATAGGCGTTATTGTTGCCGGACTGACTACGCATAAATTCATCGCCGCCGAGCAGCATCGGAACGCCGGAAGAGAAAAAGAGGTAGCAGAGGTAATTTTTCGCGAGCCGTTTTCTCAAACGCACTATTTCGGCATTGCCGGTATCGCCTTCTATTCCGCAATTCCATGAATTATTTTCGTTCAACCCGTCCCTGCTATCCTCGCGGTTCGCCTCATTATGTTTACCGTTATAGGAGACCAGGTCATTTAAGGTAAACCCGTCATGGCTCGTGATAAAATTTATGCTGTTGTGCGCGTTTCTGCCGTCGGGGCCGTAGATATCCGGGGATCCGGAGAGACGGTACCTGAGGTCGCTTATCTGGCCCGGATCGCCCTTGCCGAATTTTCTCAGCGTATCCCTGAACTTGTCGTTCAATTCCGACCATTCGACGGGGAAATTGCCGACCTGGTATGTTTCGAGATCCCACGGTTCGGCTATCAATCGTATATTGTTCAGGGCCGGGTCCTGCCCTATGACATCGAAGAACGGGGATGTGGCGCTGAATTCCTCTTTACCTCGGCCCAAGACGGAGGCAAGATCGAACCGGAAACCGTCGACATGCATGACGCCGACCCAATAGCGCAGGGAATCGAGTATAAAACGTATGACATACGGATCGGAAGCGTTGAGACAATTGCCGCACCCCGAATAATTCTCATAGTAGCGCCCCGGCCACGTGTCGGCGCCTTTAAGGCGATAGTAGGTGGGATTATCGATGCCCCTGAAGCATACCGTGAGCCCCAACTCGCTGCCTTCACCGGTATGATTATAGACGACATCCATGATCACCTCTATGCCGGATTTATGCAGCTCTCTGACCAGCGTCTTGAATTCGTTCACCTGGGACCCCAACGACGCGCCGGTAGAATATCCGGATGCCGGCGCGAAGAAACCGATCGTATTATACCCCCAGTAATTCTTAAGCCCCTTTTCCAGGAGAAAATCTTCATGATAAAACTCCTGCAGCGGCAGAAACTCTACCGCCGTTATGCCGAGCTTTTTGAGATGCGGTATCTTTTCGATGAAACCAAGATAAGTGCCCGGGTTGCTGACCCGGGAGGAGTAATGGGCCGTGAAGCCTTTCAGGTGGGTCTCGTATATGATCAATCTCTCGGGAGGGATATCGGGGCGTTTGTCGCCCTGCCAGTCGAACGCATCATCGACAACGATAGATTTCGGGACTATATGCGCATTATCGCGCTTATCAAACGACAGGTCCAGATATTTCGAGCCGGCCTTATACGCGAGAAGGAGGTTCTCTTCATTGACAAACCTCCACGATAACGCTTTCGCATACGGATCTATCAGCAGCTTATGAACGTTGAATCTCATCCCGTTGGCGGGGTCGTAATCTCCATTGACCCTGAAACCGTACGCCTGGCCCGCCTTGAGAGCGTACACGAACGTGTGCCATATATACTGCGTCCTGTTCTCAAGTTTAATGACATCGGTGGTTTTTCCGTACGGCAGGTCGAACAGTACGAGATATACGTCCTTTGCGTGTTTGGAGTATAGCGCGAAATTTACGCCGTCATTATCGAGCGTGGCGCCGAGGGGGTAATGCTTCCCGGGTCCGGTCTTCTTTGTAGTGCGATGTATGATCCTTTGCTTAATCACCGAAACCTATGCCCATCAATTTCGTATACCGGACAAGAGGCATGTCGGGAGATACGGTCTTCAATTTCCCGATCGCTTTGTTGATCGGGATATCCGTCATCCGGTTACCCCTCAAAGCAACCATCCGTCCGAATTTCTTTTCCAAAACCATCGTTACCGCCTCGCTCCCGTATCGTGTGGCAAGGATCCGGTCGAATGGCGTCGGGATCCCGCCTCGCTGGACATGCCCGAGTATGGTAGCGCGTGTTTCCAGGTGCGTCGCCTTCTCC
Protein-coding regions in this window:
- a CDS encoding CBS domain-containing protein; its protein translation is MLRATLSNIMSEDIVVVSEDTKVGQAAHLLLRFRINGILVVKKGDKKKVKGVLTTTDLLGFLDKAFSGRIFAAEKLKTVANLPVGAIAGKTVLKVQKDAEIGKVISLMHKKRIHTIPVYDGKKLVGVVGKHDIINAAFA
- the glgX gene encoding glycogen debranching protein GlgX, with the protein product MIKQRIIHRTTKKTGPGKHYPLGATLDNDGVNFALYSKHAKDVYLVLFDLPYGKTTDVIKLENRTQYIWHTFVYALKAGQAYGFRVNGDYDPANGMRFNVHKLLIDPYAKALSWRFVNEENLLLAYKAGSKYLDLSFDKRDNAHIVPKSIVVDDAFDWQGDKRPDIPPERLIIYETHLKGFTAHYSSRVSNPGTYLGFIEKIPHLKKLGITAVEFLPLQEFYHEDFLLEKGLKNYWGYNTIGFFAPASGYSTGASLGSQVNEFKTLVRELHKSGIEVIMDVVYNHTGEGSELGLTVCFRGIDNPTYYRLKGADTWPGRYYENYSGCGNCLNASDPYVIRFILDSLRYWVGVMHVDGFRFDLASVLGRGKEEFSATSPFFDVIGQDPALNNIRLIAEPWDLETYQVGNFPVEWSELNDKFRDTLRKFGKGDPGQISDLRYRLSGSPDIYGPDGRNAHNSINFITSHDGFTLNDLVSYNGKHNEANREDSRDGLNENNSWNCGIEGDTGNAEIVRLRKRLAKNYLCYLFFSSGVPMLLGGDEFMRSQSGNNNAYCQDNEISWFDWTFAQKNSDILRFCRELIATVKKNSALRVRHSSFGGALSGADRYRYEWMGENFEFSDWSDAGKRMLALYIYAQKEKRAQFFVIFNADYLSKHVKLPVPAPDKRWYRKIDTSLEGEDDIMADGKEVAIDPPGFYIVNARSTVLLIVQ
- a CDS encoding secretin N-terminal domain-containing protein — its product is MAVWITALFIVCVAHDHRGGVSRAEDALPIELKEKLGRKIDLDLRDMDVVDVYKFLAVKGDFNISISKNIAGRVTLYLKNVNIKDSLDIISTANAIGYKIMGDSIIYVMAEAEYMAMYGKKFSDKTCLKIVYLNYAKPSYVLEALKNIKSEIGKVVIDEDTGSVVLIDTAEKIKQMEEAILRLDHPLETKVFDLRYANAEDVANKLKEKLDNKAVGSVQGDARSNQLVVRALPDRLKEVGLIIASLDKKTKAVLIDVRILKVVFNPKLDMGINWESVLEKGGKSLLTFSGTFPIASVAGAGRILVTPAGGEALTADIKMLKHVVDTKVLANPSILITNNKEARIHIGDKLAYVTTTTIGTGESQRVNEEIHYIDVGVQFKVTPTINDDGFITMAIKPEISSKSGELVTPQGSKVPLVNTTLVETNVIVKDSQTIIIGGLKKDELIKTRRGYPGLMDIPVVGTVFSNIAKDKTQTEIVILLTPHIVEGDENAADKKFSLEQKLKPDKKY
- a CDS encoding AAA family ATPase; this translates as MSYYKIMGFDKEPFSTNPDPDFLYLSREYDLALTNILIELRLKRGLSALLGDIGTGKTTLSRRLVKELCEREEFVFHTILNPTFENEKEFLSSLIQNFQIPFPQDLASQTVPGMRDAFEKFLLHKNLTDRRTVVLLIDEAQKLSYETLESLRILLNYETNEFKLIQIVLFGQLELYSKLLVISNFYDRIDFKFVLNPLGLEETKEMISFRLRHAGYKDARPLFDNDAVREIYYYAKGYPRGIIRLCHKCLRMLTMSRTATTVTKDMVTEVVQKESDVQWNPAIVQQKKSS